One window from the genome of Chionomys nivalis chromosome 14, mChiNiv1.1, whole genome shotgun sequence encodes:
- the LOC130886545 gene encoding sperm motility kinase X-like, translating to MRVGIGMEIIKNLTIRSREEETMQLDLNASTYEEETLTDHYALLNNLGKGAFAEVKLACHLLTNMKVAVKILANGEESDGNNRKELNIMKELDHPYIIKLFHIIDSKDHTYMVLEFAAHGALVTLIEEGGPLQETQAQHIFCQTVCAVHYCHDIAHRDIKLDNILLDGKGNIKLCFFGMAIRVSSGQMCKGFCGTIEYCAPELFNNTDYDARAVDIWSMAVVLYAMVTARFPFKGRTYPDMKEEMLNPIYYIPYTLSQNVLLVHLIVRSFTVNPEQRHMICDIKQHQWIKDRDEFWKLPSSSETFSNKPNSSIVLAMWRLGYHPQAISDCLCEKKFNNIMATYLILNHESPQDHTKSSTNSLQACVTVSSTDALKSLPPKRTMSEPAFPTFALLAEHQGHDGKCSNKQGSRSLSMPATLCCLLKEGNPPYSVPTCAPEVTPLLSRSLAVSSMVCNEWSSRCSSSDCISSAEYLSCEAPQEVSTPKNSSDAQSTPSVRKERETPQGMATIEILGSQRSSLQTTSKNNLNSVLPKDVILETYLNR from the exons TTGGCATTGGCATGGAAATTATCAAGAACCTTACTatcaggagcagagaggaggagacCATGCAGCTGGACCTGAATGCCAGCACCTATGAAGAGGAGACCCTTACAGATCACTATGCCCTACTCAATAACCTAGGCAAAGGTGCCTTTGCTGAGGTGAAGCTGGCTTGCCACCTCCTCACAAATATGAAAGTCGCAGTTAAAATCCTTGCGAATGGTGAGGAGAGTGACGGTAATAATAGGAAAGAACTCAACATCATGAAAGAGCTGGACCACCCGTACATAATAAAACTCTTCCACATCATTGACAGCAAAGACCACACCTATATGGTGTTGGAGTTTGCTGCTCATGGTGCTCTGGTCACGCTCATTGAGGAGGGTGGCCCTCTTCAGGAGACACAGGCCCAACACATCTTCTGTCAgactgtgtgtgcagtgcactACTGCCACGACATCGCCCACAGGGACATCAAGCTAGATAACATCCTGCTTGATGGCAAAGGAAACatcaaactgtgtttctttggcaTGGCCATCAGAGTCAGCTCTGGGCAGATGTGCAAGGGATTCTGTGGCACGATTGAATACTGTGCTCCAGAGCTATTCAATAACACCGATTATGATGCAAGGGCAGTTGACATCTGGAGCATGGCAGTGGTTTTATATGCAATGGTGACAGCGAGGTTCCCATTCAAAGGAAGAACCTATCCAGACATGAAGGAGGAGATGCTGAATCCCATATACTATATTCCTTACACACTCTCTCAAAATGTTTTGCTTGTGCACCTCATTGTGCGCTcattcactgtgaaccctgagcaGAGGCACATGATATGTGACATAAAGCAGCACCAGTGGATCAAAGACAGGGATGAATTTTGGAAACTCCCATCATCCTCAGAGACATTCTCTAACAAACCAAATTCCAGCATTGTGCTGGCTATGTGGCGTTTGGGCTACCATCCCCAGGCTATTAGTGATTGTCTATGTGAGAAAAAATTCAATAACATCATGGCCACCTACCTAATTTTAAACCACGAGTCACCCCAGGACCACACTAAATCTTCCACTAATTCCTTGCAGGCGTGTGTCACTGTGTCATCAACAGATGCTCTCAAGTCCCTTCCTCCTAAGAGGACAATGAGTGAGCCTGCCTTTCCCACCTTCGCCCTGCTGGCTGAACATCAGGGGCATGATGGGAAATGTTCAAACAAGCAAGGGAGCAGAAGCCTGAGCATGCCTGCCACCTTGTGTTGCCTGCTGAAGGAGGGCAACCCTCCCTACTCAGTACCCACGTGTGCTCCTGAGGTTACTCCTCTCCTGAGCAGAAGTTTGGCAGTAAGTAGCATGGTTTGCAATGAATGGTCCTCAAGATGCTCCTCCTCTGACTGCATTTCTTCTGCAGAGTATTTGTCCTGTGAGGCACCCCAGGAAGTGAGCACCCCGAAAAATAGCTCAGATGCTCAGAGTACACCCTCtgtaaggaaggaaagagagacacCTCAGGGTATGGCTACCATTGAAATCCTTGGATCTCAGAGATCTTCCCTTCAGACAACATCCAAGAACAACTTAAACAGTGTCCTTCCCAAAGAT gTGATCCTGGAAACCTACCTGAACCGATAA